One Salvia splendens isolate huo1 chromosome 12, SspV2, whole genome shotgun sequence genomic window carries:
- the LOC121757849 gene encoding zinc finger MYM-type protein 1-like — MDRYFKKLSPSVDVSSSSVNGPTLLQPQESLNEDKLEADPENIPSDPGKRPDIMRYPSNSIERVRRAYLLKGPCQPREHEFPPRTDGKRQRKFVAHWFDEFKDWLEYSIKKDAAYCLYCYLFSRLHGNGHEAFVSGGFTAWRKKERLRDHVGDHTSDHNKCRLACRDLMNQAQHIEVCISKQSTKSKLEYRRRLGATVLCLRYLIKQGLPFQGNDEYDESLNQGNFLELLKVVASCSEEIDNVVLKNAPANLKLTSADIQKDIINAASVETTKLIVDDIGDNSFSILVDECRDVSVKEQMGVAVRYVDKNGCLNERLLGIVHVSDTVATTLEKALDSLLSTHGLSVSSLRGQGYDGASNMRGEFNGLKSLILKRNPSAYYVHCFAHQLQLTIIAVAKKHTSIGSFFNSVTRLCNIVGSSCKHRDLLRES; from the coding sequence atggaTCGATATTTTAAGAAACTTTCTCCTAGTGTTGATGTTTCATCTTCGTCTGTTAATGGACCTACACTTCTTCAACCTCAAGAGTCATTGAATGAAGATAAACTTGAAGCTGATCCAGAAAATATTCCAAGTGATCCAGGGAAACGACCTGATATAATGAGATATCCGTCAAACTCAATAGAACGGGTGCGTAGAGCTTACTTACTTAAAGGTCCATGTCAACCGCGCGAACATGAATTTCCTCCAAGAACTGATGGAAAGCGACAACGTAAATTTGTCGCGCATTGGTTTGATGAATTCAAAGATTGGTTGGAGTATAGTATTAAAAAGGATGCAGCATATTGTTTATATTGTTATCTCTTCTCTAGACTCCATGGAAATGGACATGAAGCTTTTGTATCTGGAGGATTTACAGCCTGGCGCAAGAAAGAAAGGTTGAGAGATCATGTCGGGGATCATACAAGTGATCATAATAAGTGTAGATTAGCATGTCGAGATTTGATGAATCAAGCCCAACACATCGAAGTGTGTATATCTaaacaatcaacaaaatctaAGCTTGAGTACCGTCGCAGATTAGGTGCAACTGTTTTGTGTCTTCGCTATCTTATCAAGCAAGGATTACCCTTTCAAGGAAATGATGAGTACGACGAATCCTTGAATCAAGGTAACTTTCTTGAGCTTTTGAAAGTTGTTGCTTCTTGCAGTGAAGAGATAGATAATGTTGTACTGAAAAATGCTCCTGCAAACCTCAAACTGACATCAGCGGATATTCAGAAAGACATCATTAATGCAGCTTCTGTTGAGACAACAAAACTTATTGTAGATGATATAGGAGACAACTCTTTCTCCATATTAGTCGATGAGTGCCGAGATGTGTCCGTCAAAGAACAAATGGGTGTTGCGGTACGATATGTGGATAAGAATGGATGTCTCAATGAACGTCTTCTTGGTATTGTGCATGTCAGTGATACGGTTGCAACCACACTTGAGAAGGCACTTGATTCTTTGTTATCGACTCATGGTTTAAGTGTATCAAGTTTGAGAGGTCAAGGATATGATGGTGCAAGCAACATGAGAGGAGAATTCAATGGGTTGAAAAGTTTGATTCTTAAGAGAAATCCTAGTGCTTATTATGTGCATTGTTTTGCACATCAGCTTCAACTCACAATTATTGCCGTTGCTAAAAAACATACAAGTATTGGGTCTTTTTTTAATTCTGTCACCCGTTTGTGTAATATTGTTGGAAGTTCATGTAAGCACAGAGATCTGCTACGAGAGAGTTAA
- the LOC121759203 gene encoding putative receptor like protein 25, giving the protein MAGEIGNLKSLVVLNLSRNGFDGRIPSSLGDLVELESLDLSTNKLSGVIPQQLTSLTFLSFLNVSNNNLTGLIPKGYQFNTYTNDSYLGNPGLCGEPLSRSCSEPTGSTLQPPSQGDDSSKESLFDWRFAGSGYASGIVVGLALGYAFLPDFQYHEGRLQLKKKIRRRGRSST; this is encoded by the coding sequence ATGGCCGGTGAGATTGGGAACCTGAAATCACTGGTTGTCCTCAACTTGTCAAGAAATGGTTTTGATGGAAGAATCCCTTCATCGCTTGGGGACTTGGTCGAGCTTGAATCCTTAGACCTCTCAACCAATAAACTCTCCGGAGTAATTCCTCAGCAGCTTACCAGCCTAACTTTCCTCTCCTTTCTTAATGTATCAAACAACAATTTGACAGGGCTTATACCAAAAGGATACCAGTTCAATACCTACACAAATGACTCCTATCTTGGGAACCCTGGATTGTGTGGAGAGCCACTGTCAAGAAGTTGCTCGGAGCCTACTGGATCTACACTGCAACCTCCATCACAGGGTGACGACTCAAGCAAAGAGAGCTTATTCGATTGGAGATTTGCAGGATCAGGTTATGCAAGTGGAATAGTTGTTGGACTTGCACTGGGTTATGCATTTTTACCAGATTTCCAATATCATGAAGGTCGTTTGCAACTCAAAAAGAAGATCAGAAGACGAGGAAGATCATCAACTTAA
- the LOC121757848 gene encoding cytosolic sulfotransferase 5-like, translating into MGMSTWSICTTWLKSLIYSILNRPSKNKLVVEHPHELVPFLEIQVFAEADEPPVLAAPSDGPRLFATHIPYQLLSKTLHSSPCKVVYLTRNPKDTLVSLWHFVNKWNKENPHQSWSLDEATDRFCRGVSLYGPYYDHVIGYKELSLKRPENVMFVTFEEMLKDPHDYVKKLGDFLGCPFKEEDEVNEVVKNCSIEVLSSHDVNKSEESPAWFSLPYNSFFRKGKIGDYKNYLNDESIQRIDTLTKERFHSLGFMYGV; encoded by the exons ATGGGGATGTCTACATGGAGCATAT GCACCACATGGCTCAAATCTCTCATTTACTCCATCCTCAATCGACCATCCAAAAATAAGTTGGTTGTCGAACACCCCCACGAACTTGTTCCCTTCTTGGAGATACAAGTGTTTGCAGAGGCTGATGAGCCGCCAGTTCTCGCGGCCCCATCAGATGGGCCTCGATTATTCGCCACACACATACCTTATCAGCTCCTGTCAAAAACCCTACATTCTAGTCCATGTAAAGTTGTTTACTTGACGCGGAACCCCAAGGACACCCTTGTCTCCTTGTGGCATTTTGTGAATAAGTGGAACAAGGAGAATCCACATCAGTCATGGTCTCTCGATGAGGCAACGGACAGGTTTTGTCGTGGGGTTAGTCTATATGGGCCTTACTATGACCATGTGATTGGGTATAAAGAGCTGAGTCTGAAAAGGCCAGAGAACGTGATGTTCGTGACATTCGAAGAGATGCTAAAAGATCCTCATGATTATGTCAAAAAATTGGGTGATTTCTTAGGATGTCCATttaaagaagaagatgaagtgaatGAGGTTGTGAAGAATTGCAGCATCGAGGTACTAAGTAGTCATGATGTCAATAAGTCTGAAGAATCTCCAGCATGGTTTTCATTGCCATATAATTCATTCTttagaaaaggaaaaattggAGATTATAAAAATTATCTCAATGATGAGTCTATTCAGCGTATTGACACACTTACGAAAGAGAGATTTCATTCATTAGGCTTCATGTATGGGGTTTAG
- the LOC121758063 gene encoding cytosolic sulfotransferase 5-like, which produces MDSNMDLSSLPREKWWGDEYLVHLEGFWFGPQRVKPIKRVINHYNPFPSDVILVTFPKTGTTWLKSLLYSILNRSSKHKLVAEHPHELIPFLELQVFAEADEPLVLAAPSNEPRLFATHIPYQLLTKTLESSDCKVVYLTRNPKDTLVSFWHFVNKWNKENPHQSWSLDEATDRFCRGVTPYGPYYDHVLGYKELSLKKPENVMFVTYEEIQEDPHGYVKKLGDFLGCPFGKEDEVDEIVKNCSIEVLSSLDVNKSEKSPTWFPSSPYNSFFRKGKIGDYKNYLSDESIQRIDTLTKDRFYSLGFMYGI; this is translated from the coding sequence ATGGATTCCAACATGGATTTATCATCCCTCCCAAGAGAAAAATGGTGGGGGGATGAATATCTTGTCCACCTTGAAGGATTTTGGTTTGGACCTCAACGCGTAAAGCCAATCAAAAGAGTGATCAATCATTACAATCCTTTTCCTAGTGATGTGATCTTGGTTACTTTTCCTAAAACAGGAACCACATGGCTCAAATCTCTCCTCTACTCCATCCTCAATCGATCATCCAAACATAAGTTGGTTGCCGAACACCCCCACGAACTCATTCCCTTCTTGGAGTTGCAAGTGTTTGCAGAGGCTGATGAGCCGTTGGTTCTAGCTGCCCCATCGAATGAGCCACGATTATTTGCCACACACATACCTTATCAGCTCCTAACCAAAACCCTAGAGTCTAGTGATTGTAAGGTTGTTTACTTGACGCGTAACCCCAAGGACACCCTAGTGTCTTTTTGGCATTTTGTGAATAAGTGGAACAAGGAGAATCCACATCAGTCATGGTCTCTCGATGAGGCAACGGACAGGTTTTGTCGTGGGGTTACCCCATACGGGCCCTACTATGATCATGTGCTTGGGTATAAAGAGTTGAGTCTTAAAAAGCCGGAGAACGTGATGTTTGTGACTTACGAGGAGATACAAGAAGATCCTCATGGCTATGTCAAAAAATTGGGTGATTTCTTAGGATGTCCATTCGGAAAAGAAGATGAAGTGGATGAGATTGTGAAGAATTGTAGCATCGAGGTGCTAAGTAGTCTTGATGTCAACAAGTCTGAGAAATCTCCAACATGGTTTCCATCATCACCGTACAATTCATTCTTTAGAAAAGGAAAAATCGGAGATTATAAAAACTATCTTAGTGATGAGTCTATTCAACGTATTGACACACTTACGAAAGACAGATTTTATTCATTAGGGTTCATGTATGGGATTTAG
- the LOC121757850 gene encoding uncharacterized protein LOC121757850 yields the protein MNLFSSINDVLEYVGENGYEDAHRAEALDVQEILNHFEFIFVLHLMSKLLGITHDLSQVLQKKDQDIVNAMNLVKVAKTRLQVMRKKGWKVLLTEVTKFCKTNEIDVLDMEDECVVRGRGRRKIEKIKNLHHYRVELFYSVIDMQTQELNHRFNEVNTDLLLCMTCFDHRDSFSTFDSEKLLRLAKYYPSEFSEVTLYELESQLDNFIFDVRTDERFSKVSGITGLAQNMVSTRKHENFPLVYLLIKLSLLLPVATASVERAFSAMKLVKTSLRNRMGDQLLNDCLVPYIEKDVFVNVTNEAIMQRFQKMKSRRGVL from the coding sequence ATgaatttattttcttctattAATGATGTTCTTGAGTATGTTGGGGAGAATGGTTATGAGGATGCACATAGGGCTGAAGCTTTGGATGTGCAAGAAATTCTAAATCATTTTGAGTTTATCTTTGTGTTACATCTTATGAGTAAACTCTTGGGAATCACACATGATCTCTCTCAAGTTCTACAAAAGAAGGATCAAGACATTGTTAATGCTATGAATCTTGTCAAAGTAGCAAAAACACGTTTACAAGTAATGAGGAAAAAAGGTTGGAAGGTGTTGCTTACTGAAGTTACAAAGTTTTGTAAAACAAATGAGATTGATGTGCTTGATATGGAAGATGAGTGTGTAGTTAGAGGAAGAGGAAGGCgtaaaattgagaaaataaaaaatctccaCCATTATCGAGTTGAGTTATTTTATTCAGTCATTGATATGCAAACTCAAGAGTTGAATCACCGTTTTAATGAAGTCAACACAGATTTACTTCTGTGTATGACATGTTTTGATCATAGAGACTCATTTTCTACATTTGATTCAGAGAAGCTGCTTCGTCTTGCCAAGTATTATCCATCTGAATTTTCTGAAGTTACTTTGTATGAGCTTGAAAGTCAGCTTGATAACTTTATTTTTGATGTGCGCACAGATGAAAGGTTTTCAAAAGTATCGGGAATTACAGGTCTTGCTCAGAATATGGTTTCTACAAGGAAACATGAGAATTTTCCGTTGGTTTATTTGTTAATTAAGTTGTCATTGCTCTTACCCGTTGCCACTGCTTCAGTAGAAAGAGCTTTTTCAGCAATGAAGCTCGTTAAGACTTCTCTGCGGAATCGTATGGGAGACCAGCTATTGAATGATTGCTTAGTTCCTTATATTGAGAAGGATGTGTTTGTTAATGTAACTAATGAAGCTATTATGCAGCGGTTTCAGAAGATGAAAAGTAGAAGAGGAGTGTTATAA
- the LOC121757812 gene encoding cytochrome P450 71A8-like — translation MDETKLHPFILTILISLPLLWLLTKRLYQSSATQNLPPSPRKLPILGNLHQVGLLPHRNLHSLATKHAPLMLLHFGSIPVLIVSTAEAAHAVLKTHDLTFSSRPQHFRAVKKFIRDGRNVGFAPYGEYWRRMRGISVHHLLSSKRVQSFRFIREEETAFFMKRVRESSSGVVDLSKMFAEFTNDVICRSCFGRKYSDSENGKKFVVLLREAMEVLGTVCVGDFVPWLGWVSGVNGFDKKVDKVSKEMDEFLEGVIVEHMESSKRKGGNGESFVGILLDLQNEKDGDVFIDRESIKALLVDLLGAGTDTLTTLLIWTMAELLQHPIVMQKLQLEVREVVNDKQDISDNDLVKMHYLRAVIKEALRCHPPVPLLIPRVASSDVKINGYNVPAGTVLMTNAWAIGRDPTSWDEPDKFEPARFLNSSVDYNGLDFEFIPFGAGRRGCPGIGFSAANVEFVLANLVWKFDWEVPDGGKSVDMAESPAATLHKAVPLLAVANECS, via the exons ATGGATGAAACTAAGTTGCATCCCTTCATACTCACCATTCTCATATCATTACCTCTTCTATGGCTCCTTACAAAACGCCTCTATCAATCTTCTGCTACCCAAAACCTCCCACCATCGCCGCGAAAGCTGCCAATACTCGGAAACCTACATCAGGTGGGCTTACTTCCCCACCGGAATCTCCACTCACTAGCTACTAAACACGCCCCCCTCATGCTTCTTCACTTTGGCTCTATCCCCGTCTTGATAGTCTCCACCGCAGAAGCAGCCCATGCTGTCCTCAAAACTCATGATCTAACTTTCTCAAGCAGGCCTCAGCATTTTAGGGCTGTGAAGAAATTCATTCGCGATGGAAGGAACGTAGGGTTTGCCCCTTATGGCGAATACTGGAGGCGGATGAGGGGCATTTCTGTCCACCACCTGCTGAGCAGCAAAAGGGTTCAGTCTTTCCGGTTTATAAGGGAAGAAGAAACTGCTTTTTTTATGAAGAGGGTTAGAGAGTCTTCTTCGGGGGTTGTTGATTTGAGTAAGATGTTTGCGGAGTTCACCAACGATGTGATTTGTAGGTCATGTTTTGGAAGGAAATATAGTGACTCGGAGAATGGGAAGAAGTTTGTGGTGTTGCTGAGAGAAGCTATGGAGGTGTTGGGAACTGTTTGTGTTGGAGATTTTGTTCCGTGGCTTGGTTGGGTTAGTGGAGTGAATGGTTTTGACAAGAAGGTTGATAAGGTTTCGAAAGAGATGGATGAGTTTTTGGAGGGTGTGATTGTAGAACACATGGAGTCTTCAAAGAGAAAGGGTGGAAATGGAGAAAGCTTTGTTGGTATATTGCTTGATCttcaaaatgaaaaagatggTGATGTCTTCATTGACAGAGAGAGCATCAAAGCATTACTTGTG GATCTACTTGGAGCTGGGACGGATACCTTAACCACACTACTAATATGGACAATGGCTGAGCTTCTACAACACCCTATAGTGATGCAAAAGCTACAATTAGAAGTGAGAGAAGTTGTCAATGACAAGCAAGACATATCAGATAATGACTTGGTAAAAATGCATTATCTGAGAGCTGTGATAAAAGAAGCATTGCGGTGCCACCCTCCGGTCCCATTACTAATACCTAGAGTAGCAAGCAGCGATGTGAAGATAAATGGATACAACGTTCCGGCAGGAACAGTGCTAATGACTAATGCTTGGGCAATAGGCAGGGACCCTACATCTTGGGATGAACCAGACAAATTTGAGCCAGCCAGATTCTTGAACTCTTCGGTAGACTATAATGGCCTCGATTTTGAGTTTATCCCGTTTGGGGCAGGGAGAAGGGGATGCCCGGGAATTGGGTTTTCTGCTGCTAATGTTGAGTTTGTGTTAGCAAATCTTGTGTGGAAGTTTGATTGGGAGGTGCCTGATGGAGGGAAGAGTGTGGACATGGCTGAATCTCCTGCTGCTACACTCCATAAAGCTGTTCCTCTTCTTGCAGTTGCTAATGAATGCTCATAA